The following coding sequences are from one Eucalyptus grandis isolate ANBG69807.140 chromosome 11, ASM1654582v1, whole genome shotgun sequence window:
- the LOC104427966 gene encoding cytosolic sulfotransferase 5 yields the protein MQASQPPPSFCDRDEETSQACKDLLISLPLEEDWLVPTLCLYQGFWFPSHLLKGVLAFQNHFQAQPSDILLVTSPKSGTTWLKAVLFSLLNRAKYSDLDSQQPHPLLTQNPHDLVPFLDVKLYLEQENPDLAAFASPRLFATHLPFSSLPRSVRDSTCKLVYLCRNPKDVLVSLWHFTNKVKAKEKGQIPLPECLDKFSRGLSLYGPYWEHVLDYHKASSEMPGKVLFLMYEEMTEDPHVQLRRLADFLGCPFSEEELKDGTVEGILRMCSFDNLSALEVNKSEKGSLGVENKWFFRRGEVGDWGNYMSADMGKRIDSVMEEKFHGSGLKF from the coding sequence ATGCAAGCCTCTCAACCTCCTCCTTCTTTCTGTGATCGAGACGAGGAAACGTCGCAAGCATGCAAAGACTTGCTCATTTCTCTCCCTTTGGAAGAAGACTGGCTCGTCCCCACTCTCTGCTTGTACCAGGGCTTCTGGTTCCCCTCTCATCTCTTGAAGGGTGTCCTCGCTTTCCAAAACCACTTCCAAGCCCAGCCCTCAGACATCCTCCTTGTCACCAGCCCGAAATCCGGCACCACCTGGCTGAAGGCcgtcctcttctctctcttgaaCCGCGCCAAGTACTCTGACTTGGACTCACAACAACCCCATCCTCTCCTAACCCAGAACCCCCACGACCTCGTGCCCTTCTTGGATGTCAAGCTCTATCTCGAGCAAGAAAATCCCGATCTCGCTGCTTTTGCGTCCCCAAGGCTCTTTGCCACCCACTTGCCTTTTTCCTCACTTCCACGGTCGGTGAGGGACTCCACGTGCAAGCTGGTTTATCTGTGTAGGAACCCTAAGGACGTGTTGGTCTCGTTGTGGCACTTCACCAACAAAGTgaaggccaaagaaaaaggccaGATTCCACTCCCGGAGTGCCTCGACAAGTTTTCTCGAGGGCTGAGCCTCTATGGGCCTTACTGGGAGCATGTGCTGGATTACCACAAGGCGAGCTCGGAGATGCCTGGAAAGGTGTTGTTCTTGATGTATGAGGAGATGACAGAGGACCCGCATGTTCAATTGAGGAGGCTGGCCGATTTCCTGGGATGTCCATTCAGCGAAGAAGAACTGAAAGACGGGACTGTGGAGGGAATACTGAGGATGTGTAGCTTCGACAATTTGAGTGCATTGGAGGTCAATAAGAGCGAGAAGGGGTCTCTTGGAGTAGAGAACAAGTGGTTCTTCAGAAGAGGCGAGGTTGGAGATTGGGGGAATTACATGAGTGCTGACATGGGGAAGAGAATTGACAGTGTCATGGAAGAGAAATTCCATGGTTCTGGTTTAAAGTTTTAG